TTTATACGATGCTGTTAAAGTCTGGATCATTTCTGATTGCTTTGCTTTGAAATCCGGGTGCTCTTTATCCGGCAGTGATTTTCTTAAACGTTCAACGAGCTGCTGAATTTTTGGAGCCCGGGGTCCCCAGACAGCTTTTTCGTTTCCAGCTTGATCGAAGAAGATAAAGATAGGAATCGCACGTGATGTACCGTTTGTTAAATATTGATCCATGAGCTCAAGGTTTGAGTCGCGCAGCAAAAAGCGGACGTCCATACCTGCTTCTTCTGCAATTTTTAATAGAATGGGATTGTTCAGCATGGCATCTCCGCACCAGTCCTCAGAAAGAACAATGACACGAAGGGATTGATTGCGGATGCTCTCAAGAATGGATACATCGTCTTCATCCAATGAAAACTTCTGATAGATTGTGTTCATTTCTTCTTTATTTACATTCATTTTTTCGATATATTCCTGTGCAGTTAATCCTTTAGCAAACCATGTATTTAGTGACATATTTAAGACCTCTCCCAGGATTGATTTAATGATAACGGTATCAGAATCTCCTGTAAAAATCCAGAAAGTTGAACTGATTATTTAAATTTACGATTTGTCTTTATAATGGAGCTCAGATTCATGTACAAGAATGACGCGTAAATAGCCTCTTGTTTTTAAAATTTCACAATATCCGCTTTCATATTTATGAAAAAGAGTATAGATTTCATTTTTGTAAATCACGAGGTCCTGCATTTTTCTGCCGCCCTTCAATTTGTTTTGTTACAGGAAAGACGCAGGAAATATCCTCAAAGTTACCAGTTTTTATAAAAAAATAGGGACCAAAAGACGATGAGGTTTTCGAATAGTTTAGTATAATAGTATTTTGTTAATACATAAGGTATACAGAGTAAGGGGAGAAGTTCATGATTGAAAAATATATGACGACTGAAAGTTTAATTGAAATTGCTGTAAGCATCGGTATTTTCGTGCTGTTTATGGTCCTTCGAAAACTTTTTACGAAATACGTATTCAAAATGATTTTGAAGTTCAGCAACAAAACACCGACTGATATTTTCAGGAATGTCCTGGTTGCCTATGAAAAACCGCTCCGCATGTTTTTTATTCTGATCGGTTTATATATGGCCATTCTGTATTCGCCTTTTTTAGATAACCAAAGGGACGTTCTTAGTCAATTCTATCGATCTTCCATTGTGCTTGTGCTTGCATGGGGTCTTTACAATCTGACGGCATCTTCATCTCTCTTATTTGATAAAGTGAATCGCCGTTTTGAACTTGAGATGGATGATATTCTTGGTCCCTTTTTATCCAAGGTTATGCGCTTTCTTATTCTTGCGCTGACATTCAGCATCATTGCTCAGGAATTTAAGTATGATGTAAATGGTTTTGTGGCAGGGCTCGGACTTGGCGGTCTTGCATTTGCCCTTGCAGCGAAAGAGACGATCGGCAATTTTTTTGGCGGAATCATTATCATTACAGAAAAGCCTTTTACGCTCGGCGACTGGATTAAGACGCCAAGTGTCGAAGGAGTTGTAGAGGATATCTCATTTAGAAGCACGAGAATCCGGACATTTCCGCAGGCGCTTGTAACTGTGCCAAACTCAACACTTGCCAATGAGCCCATTACGAACTGGACGAAAATGGGCAAAAGACAAATTCAATTCACTATTGGCGTGACATACGATACAACAGAATCTCAGTTGAAAACATGTGTGAAGAGAATTGAACATATGCTGTCTGAGCACGATGGGATTCATGATGACACAATCAATGTCATCTTTAATGCTTTTGGCGACAGCAGCCTTGATATTTTCTTAAACTTCTTCACGAAAACAACAGCCTATGCAGATCATTTAAGTGTGAAGCAGGATATTAATTATAAGATCATGGCGATCCTTGAAGAAGAGGGTGTAGGTTTTGCATTCCCAAGCCGCACAATATATGTGGAAGGCGCTAAGCAGGATGCATTTGAAAAAACAAAGCAGTATAGCTAGGGACCGGTGTTAAGACACCGGTTTTTTTGTGCTCTCAAGTTTGATAAAATAACGAAAGATGATAAAGAGAGGAAGAAGTTTTTTGAAAAAAAGCACGATTTTATTTATTGGGGCAGGCCGAATGGCGGAATCCATCTTATCTGGACTTGTACAATCTCCAAACGTAAAGGACATTTATGTATCGAATCATAGGAATAAAGAGAAACTGTTTTACCTTCAGAAAAAGTATCAGGTAATCCCTTCTTTAAATTGGAGGGAAGATATTGAAAAAGCGGATATGGTGGTTCTTGCAATGCCGCCAGAAGTTCATTTGAGTTTATTGCAGGATATGTTGCCGTTTATTCATAATCATTTTGTTGTTACAATAGCAGCCGGGATCGGGCCTTCTTTCTTGGAAAAGCATTTGCCTGAGAATACTCCTGCTGCATGGGTGATGCCTAATACTGCATCAGAAATCGGTCAGTCGATGTCCCTTGTCGCATACGGGAAAGCTGTGCTTGAAAATCATAAAAGCATGCTGAAGCAAGTACTTGATGCAATAGGCGAGGCTGAGGAGTGCTCAGAAGAGCAGGTTCATCAATTAACAGCAATCACAGGAAGTGCCCCCGCTTTTCTTTATGCATTTTCAGAGAGTTTAATTGACCAGGCTGAGTCCTACGGAGTCTCTCATAAAACGGCTGTCAGACTTGTCGCGCAGATGCTGGCCGGCTCATCTTCCATGCTGAAAGCCAAGCTTGCTCCACAAGAACTTAGAGAGCAAGTGACAACACCCGGAGGAGCCACCGCTGAGGGAATAAAAGTGCTTCAAGAAGGCGGATTTGACGACTTAATTAAAAATGCAGTCATTGCTACAAATAAAAAAGCCATGAGCAAAGGGAAGGAATAAGCTAAAAAGACAGGGAAGGGTCAGGCGCGTTTCGAATTTTTAATAGTTGTTTCGCGCTTTCCCGTCCCATTGCAGGCTGGGCATGTTTTTCTGAAAAATGGAAGCTTTGATCTGATCTGTCCTTTTCCGCTGCATTTTACACAAATATTAATCATTTTCATTCGCATCACCGTCTGAATTTTCTTACTATTTATTTTACCACAGAATATCAGCTTAGAGTTAGTATCAAACACCCTGAATATGGGTGTTTTTTTTTTTCAAAACAGTCATTTCAGCGATAGTCTGCACCTATATTTTAATATATAAACTAATTGGAAAAGAGTGACTAAAAGGAGGAGGATAAATGGAGCCCCATCAAATGTCCGTCATCAAACAGCACAAAAAGCTGCCAAAGGCTGAAATTGGCAAACGCATGGTGCTGATTTGTTTCGGTGCAGTCTTGATGGCAATAGGTCTGGAAATCTTCCTCGTTCCTAATCGTGTGATAGATGGCGGGATTGTGGGAATTTCCATTATCCTTTCTCATCTGACCAAAGTTAAGCTTGGTATTTACTTGTTTTTTCTGAATGTGCCCTTTTTCTTCATTGGGTATAACCAGATTGGAAAGACGTTTGCGCTTTCTACTTTGTTGGGTGTAGGAGTTATGTCTTTTACGACGGCTTTGCTTCATCCTGTTCCTGTTTTGACTGAGGATCTCTTGCTTGCATCTGTTTTTGGAGGAATTATACTTGGCATCGGAGTCGGTCTGGTCATCAGGTATGGAGGATCCCTTGACGGTACAGAAGTTCTGGCGATTTTATTTAATAAGCAATCTCCTTTTTCCGTTGGGGAAATTATCATGTTTTTTAACCTGTTTATTTTAGGAAGTGCCGGTTTTGTATTTGGCTGGGACCGGGCGATGTATTCTCTTATTGCTTATTTCATTGCTTATAAGACGATTGACGTGGTCATACAGGGACTTGATGAATCGAAATCTGCATGGATTATAAGCGAAAATCCGGATGAGGTGGGTCAGGCAATCTTAGCCCGCCTCGGCCGCGGAGTTACGTACTTGAACGGGGAAGGAGCGTATACCGGCGATAATAAAAAGGTCATTTTTTGTGTGATTACAAGACTGGAAGAAGCAAAGTTAAAATCCATTGTTGAGGAATTAGATCCTTCTGCTTTTTTAGCTGTTGCCAATATTACAGAAGTAAGAGGCGGCCGCTTTAAAAAGAAGAGTATCCATTAAAAGACATATTTTTTTAAAATACAGCAGGATAACAAAAAAAATTACACGTGCAGCTAAGTAAAAAGACCCGAACTCTTTGTAAATTGTTAAATCGTGTCGCGCCGGTCTCTTTCCATTACGAGAGTCGAAAATCTCCATTAAAAGAACGATGAATTTTGCCCTTAACCTAGTCGGGATTCAATAAATAGTCAAATAAATAGGGATAAATCATCATTTACTAAATTTTCAGATTAATTATGATATCAATAAAGGAGGAGATAAAATGGGTAAAGGAAGAATTCGTGTGGAAGAAAGTATTAAAGTGCAGACGGATGAAGAAATGTACGAAGCAACTTTAATTGAAAAAGCGGAAGAGGAAGAAGTAAAGTAAGAATCAGCCGTTTTAAGACACCGTGTGAATCCTTGATGATTTTGTCTCTAGTGAAAAAAGGTATGGTTTGCCCTGATTGTTGGATCAGAGATTTATGAACGAAACGAAGAAGAAAGGTAAAATGTTTATTACCCAGATCCTAAAGCTGAGCAATAAAAGCAGAACAGGAGATTCATAATTGCAATCGGGATATGAACAACTTTCATGGACAATAAATGGGGAGACTATCTTAGCGGATAGTCTCTTTTTTGATTTCTGTTAGAAGATTCAGAAAATATAGTTTTGGCATATAAAAAAGAGGGTACGGTACACCGTACTCTCTCTAAGTGGTTATAGCTGTGAAGCAAGAACCACAGCACCTTCAGGAGCTTTGTTTCCTGCTTTTGGTTCATATCGTTATGGCTATTGTATCCCAATTGAGCTCGCCTTCCAGGTTCATTTCGTACATGACGGCACCATGTCCGGATGAATCTGGAACGAATGAACCGGCTGCGACTGGATTTTTATTCTCAATCTGCCAGATTTGATAGACTTCGCCGTCTTTCAGCTGCTTCAGCTGTTCAGCCTGAAGGATGACCATTTCTTTTGAATCGTTTTTCATCAGTGAGGCCATTGCCGTTACGCTATTCATTTGCTCATCTACCGGGGCAAGTGCAACTTTTTTTTTCAAATCTTCGCTGCTGAATGCTGCTCTATTGGAGGATTATCTGACATTTGTTTTAAGAAATAGCCGTTTCCGAGATGTGATGCGAAAAGCAAGGCAGCTGCTGAAGGAAGAAGTAACCTGTTGGGCCGTTTTCAAGTGTCATTTCCCAATCTCCTCTAATTTGATCATTCTTTCATAAATTAAAGGATATCATCAATAGTCGCAATTTGAACTTCTGGAGATGTCCTTCATCGTATATATAGGATAACGGATATAAAATCATTTTGTATCACTTTTTATCTAAAAGCGGCAAACAAATAAACCGCCTTTAAAAGACGGTTTATTTGTTTTGTTATATATTATAGGTCATCAAATCCGTTGTCGATGGAGTTGACTTTCGTATACTGACGTGATTTTTGCTCAAAGAAATCAGACTTTCCGAGATCTACTTCTTCATAAGCTTTGATCCACTTCAGCGGATTTGTCCGGTTTTCCTCAAATGGGCGTTCAAAGCCAAGCTGATTGCACCTGACATTTGCATAAAATTTTATATAATCCTCAACGTCCTTCATATGAATTCCGTCTATTTTATTGCCTATGATAAAGCGTCCCCACTCAATTTCAAGAGCTGCAGCTTCCATAAAGGTTTCTTTGACAAAAGCTGCGAGTTCCTCTGTATGATATTCCGGGTACTCGCGCAGAACTTCTTTGAATATTTTTACAAACAAATCTACGTGTATTTGTTCATCACGGTTAATGTAGTTAATCATCGTGCTTGTCGCGACCATTTTTTGATTGCGGGCAAGGTTGTAGAAATAAGCAAAACCTGAGTAAAAAAACAGACCTTCAAGAATGACATCATACACAATGGATTTAAGAAGATTGCTGACGTTCGGCTCTTCAGCAAAGTCCTGATATCCATTCGTGACAAACTCGTTCCGTTTTCTTAAAATGGGTTCGCTTCTCCAATATTCAAATACTTCATCCTGCACATGCTTCGGAACAATGCTTGACAGAACATAAGAGTATGAATGATTATGGATGACTTCCTGCTGTGCGAGCATGATCATCAATGCGTTAATGCTTGAATCTGTTATATATTCCGAGACCTTTCCTGCATAATCGGTCTGGATGCTGTCAAGCAGTGCGAGCAGACCGATGATTTTCAGAAAAGCATCCTGCTCTTCTTTTGATAATTGAGGGAACTGCTTAATATCGCCGGACATATTAATTTCAAAGGGTGTCCAGAAGTTTGCCAGCATTTTTTTATATTTTGCGTAAGCCCAGGGATAGGAAACATCGTCCCAGTTCAATACATTGGAGCTGCTGCCGTTAATAATGGCTGTGGACCGGTTTGGTGCCCCTGCATCCATAATTGACCTTGCTTTCAATGAATGTGTCATGATTTTTCTCTCCTTTTAGCTCGCGCAAGACTCACAGTCTTCTATGGCACTTGAAGTAGACCGGACATAATAGGTGGTCTTTAAACCTGCCTTCCAGGCTGATAGGTGCAAGTTCAGCAATTCTTTTGCTTTTATCGTGTTCTGTACATAAAAATTAAACGAAACCGATTGATCAATATGCTTTTGTCTTGCGGCATTCTGCCTGATGCTCCACATTTGATCAATGAAATAGGCTGACTTATAGTACCATGTGGTTTCGGCATTTAAATCTGGAGCAGTAACAGGTATTTTATAATCCTTTTTCTCTTCAGAGTACATTTTTTGGAAAATTGGATCGATGCTCGCTGTACTGCCAGCAAGAATGGAGGTAGAAGCATTTGGCGCCACAGCCATCAAGTAGCCGTTGCGAAGCCCTTTTTCCATAACCTGCTGTTTTAATTCATCCCATGGCATATTTTCCGAAGTGTAATCTCTGCTTTCGAAATACTCTCCGGTATGCCATTTTGATCCCTCAAAAACTGGATAGGCTCCTTTTTCAGCAGCAAGCTTCATACTTGCCTGGATCGTGTAAAAGGCAATCTCTTCATATAACTTGTCAGCATACTGTACGGCTTCTTCGTCTTCCCATTTCAGACGTTTTAAAGCAAGCAGGTGATGCCAGCCGAATGTTCCAAGGCCGACTGCACGGTATTTCTGATTGGTGAGTTTAGCCTGCATCACAGGTATGTCATTCAGATCTATCACGTTATCGAGCATTCTGACCTGGATGGTAATAAGACGCTCAAGCACTTCATCAGCGGCAGCTCTTGCAAGATTAATAGATGACAGATTGCAGACAACAAAATCACCCGGCGTTTTAACGGTGATGATTTTTCCGTCTTCTGTGAATTGCTCATCCATTGTCGTTGCGCTCTGATTTTGAGTTATCTCTGTACACAGATTGCTGCAATAGACCATGCCCTTATGTGAATTCGGATTGCTGCGATTCACTTCATCACGATAAAACATGAATGGGGTGCCTGATTCAAGCTGGCCTTTCATGATGCCTTTCATAA
The window above is part of the Metabacillus dongyingensis genome. Proteins encoded here:
- a CDS encoding ribonucleotide-diphosphate reductase subunit beta produces the protein MTHSLKARSIMDAGAPNRSTAIINGSSSNVLNWDDVSYPWAYAKYKKMLANFWTPFEINMSGDIKQFPQLSKEEQDAFLKIIGLLALLDSIQTDYAGKVSEYITDSSINALMIMLAQQEVIHNHSYSYVLSSIVPKHVQDEVFEYWRSEPILRKRNEFVTNGYQDFAEEPNVSNLLKSIVYDVILEGLFFYSGFAYFYNLARNQKMVATSTMINYINRDEQIHVDLFVKIFKEVLREYPEYHTEELAAFVKETFMEAAALEIEWGRFIIGNKIDGIHMKDVEDYIKFYANVRCNQLGFERPFEENRTNPLKWIKAYEEVDLGKSDFFEQKSRQYTKVNSIDNGFDDL
- the proC gene encoding pyrroline-5-carboxylate reductase — translated: MKKSTILFIGAGRMAESILSGLVQSPNVKDIYVSNHRNKEKLFYLQKKYQVIPSLNWREDIEKADMVVLAMPPEVHLSLLQDMLPFIHNHFVVTIAAGIGPSFLEKHLPENTPAAWVMPNTASEIGQSMSLVAYGKAVLENHKSMLKQVLDAIGEAEECSEEQVHQLTAITGSAPAFLYAFSESLIDQAESYGVSHKTAVRLVAQMLAGSSSMLKAKLAPQELREQVTTPGGATAEGIKVLQEGGFDDLIKNAVIATNKKAMSKGKE
- a CDS encoding YitT family protein, whose product is MEPHQMSVIKQHKKLPKAEIGKRMVLICFGAVLMAIGLEIFLVPNRVIDGGIVGISIILSHLTKVKLGIYLFFLNVPFFFIGYNQIGKTFALSTLLGVGVMSFTTALLHPVPVLTEDLLLASVFGGIILGIGVGLVIRYGGSLDGTEVLAILFNKQSPFSVGEIIMFFNLFILGSAGFVFGWDRAMYSLIAYFIAYKTIDVVIQGLDESKSAWIISENPDEVGQAILARLGRGVTYLNGEGAYTGDNKKVIFCVITRLEEAKLKSIVEELDPSAFLAVANITEVRGGRFKKKSIH
- a CDS encoding anti-sigma factor domain-containing protein; this translates as MKKKVALAPVDEQMNSVTAMASLMKNDSKEMVILQAEQLKQLKDGEVYQIWQIENKNPVAAGSFVPDSSGHGAVMYEMNLEGELNWDTIAITI
- a CDS encoding mechanosensitive ion channel family protein, which translates into the protein MIEKYMTTESLIEIAVSIGIFVLFMVLRKLFTKYVFKMILKFSNKTPTDIFRNVLVAYEKPLRMFFILIGLYMAILYSPFLDNQRDVLSQFYRSSIVLVLAWGLYNLTASSSLLFDKVNRRFELEMDDILGPFLSKVMRFLILALTFSIIAQEFKYDVNGFVAGLGLGGLAFALAAKETIGNFFGGIIIITEKPFTLGDWIKTPSVEGVVEDISFRSTRIRTFPQALVTVPNSTLANEPITNWTKMGKRQIQFTIGVTYDTTESQLKTCVKRIEHMLSEHDGIHDDTINVIFNAFGDSSLDIFLNFFTKTTAYADHLSVKQDINYKIMAILEEEGVGFAFPSRTIYVEGAKQDAFEKTKQYS
- a CDS encoding thioredoxin family protein codes for the protein MSLNTWFAKGLTAQEYIEKMNVNKEEMNTIYQKFSLDEDDVSILESIRNQSLRVIVLSEDWCGDAMLNNPILLKIAEEAGMDVRFLLRDSNLELMDQYLTNGTSRAIPIFIFFDQAGNEKAVWGPRAPKIQQLVERLRKSLPDKEHPDFKAKQSEMIQTLTASYKEDESLWKEVSYSIITTLKKKRLHV
- a CDS encoding YhdX family protein: MGKGRIRVEESIKVQTDEEMYEATLIEKAEEEEVK